CCTTTATCCAGTTTGATATCCGCAGCAGTCAAGCGATCGCCAATATCCAATCCACTAACATCAACTTCAATGGACGTTGGCAGATCCGCAGGCAATCCTTCTACTTCCAGCTGTGTCTCCTGTGTCTGGAATACACCGCCAGCTTTCGAGCCGGCCGCTGTACCCTGGAAGTCGATCGATACACTTACACTGATCGGCTTGTTCTTGGAAATTTGCAAAAAGTCTACATGCAGCAAACGTCCGTTACGCTCTTGCTGATCCTTGATCAGCACCGGAACCGTTTTACCGCCCTCAACATTCAGGTTGAACATTTCGGAGCGGCCTGTGCGTGCCACTTTCAGCATTTCTTTTTCATCTACATGTATTGAAGCACCTTCAAGTCCCGGGCCGTAAACGACTGCGGGAACTCGTCCGCCTTGTCTTAACAGGCGCAGTGCTGCACCTTTCTTTTCCGTTCTTGGCGTTGCTGTAAGTTGAGCCATTTTTCCGTTGGATTTCATGATTGAACATCCTCCTTCAAGGGATCACTACATTATATTTGTTGGAAAGCACTAAGGCTTATCTCATAGACCATAATGGTCTTTTTTCCTTTGGCCGAATCGTGGGCTATATCTATATTTACCCCAATGATAGAGGATCTCAAACACGAAACAGGACAATTAATTATTTTTTGGCAAGTTATGTGGCTTCTAATCAGACCAAAAAAGCAGTAGGAATCTCTTCCAACTGCTGGTTTAACAAGGTTTTGACGAACTACATTCGACGTTATACATAAAGAAACTATGCGCTATTACGATCCTCTGTTTTTTCACTTTCACGAATGATCTGCATCTCGTCTGATCCGCTACGGACAATAATGTGTACATCCCCGTCTTCAGGTACAATGTCCACGTAACGGTCTCCGCACGTATCTTTAGCTTCCCATTCGTTCAATCGAATGATCAATCCCAGGTGATGCAGACCCGGAGCAACGCGGAAGCGGGCTTCGGCGGCATTACCGACTTGTTCCAGCCGTACGGCTCCGTCCTCCATACCTGTGCCCCATACCCAGACATCCCAACCTTCATAATGCTGGTCTTCCCGTTCGTATCGAAGCGTGACGGTTCGCGAAATCTGTTTATGAATCGTTACGCCAAACGTTGCCCGGATTCCTCCAGCTTCAGCAATAATATGGGTTACTCCTGGTGTCATCGCACGTACGATCCCTGCTGCACTCACCGCTGCAAGTTCTGGATGAGAAGAGCTCCAGCGTATATTTGAATCCTGAAGCGGCTGACCAAATTGATCCAAAACCAAGGCACGGAAGCGACTGATTCGAGTCATGTACATGACAGGTTCGCCCACAATTTCAATTCGTTCAGCATGACGATAATCCACTTGTAACATACAGCTTGCCGTTATGTCCCCACAGTGGACTGTAATCGAAGCTTCCCCTCGTTCCAGTGCATGGATTGTTCCATCAGGCTGGATCTGAATAATATCCGGATCAGAAGAAGTCCAGGTAACTGGAGCTTTTTCCACAACATTGCCAATGCTGTCCCGTACGATCGCTCGCAGTTGAGTGGTCTCCTTCGGACTATATACCTGGCGAGGAAAACTAATCTCCACTGTTGATGGTTCAGCGCCTCCAGCATGCTCTGTGTCATACAGTACCATTAAGGACCATCGTTCTACCTGAACAGTACCACGAACAGTCTCGATCACGTCTGTGCCTGCCTGATGATCATTGACTACAACATGCCAGTCCCCTTCCCCCAGATCAACATGCTGCTCATGTTCCGTTCCGTTATAGATGACCATAATCTGATTCCAGGTGTCCTGATTCGCACCATTCTGAAGTATAAAGGCAACTACATTGCCATCCGCACGAATAACACGAAGGTGATTTCGTACCTGTTCAGCATCAATCATACGAAAAGCGGGATGTGTTCGCCGCAAATGAATAAGACCACGATAGTAGTCAAACACCGGTCTGAAGCGTGATTTGTTGGCCCATGTGATGGCGTTCACCGCATCCCCGCTCCGATAACTGTTATGATCACCGGCTTTGGATCTGAGCATCTCATCCCCTGAATGCAGAAACGGAATTCCCTGAGAAGTAAGCAGAATGCCGGAGGACAGTAACGAGCGACGAACCATCTCATGATTCAAAACATCATCTGCATCCACATACCGATAAGGATCTGCTGCTTTTACCGCGGACTCAGCACTTCCGCCACCCACGGGCTGTCCGTCCTTCCATACGGGAAATCCTAATTCCTGTCTAAGGTTCATTGTTGTCGCAATTTTATCCCACAGATTGAGATTGTCATGGGCAGTTACATAATTGACAACCTCCACAGGTGAAGATGTGAAATCATCCAATGCTCCCGCTAATCCCCTAATAAGCTCATATTCCTGCCCTCCGGCACCCGTAACAAACCCTCTGCCACTGCCATCACTATCGCCCTTGATTGCACTGCGAAAATGATCATTAAACACTGCAAACCCCTGACCTCGCTGGGTTCCTTTTAATGTTTTACGGTCCAAAGGTGAATCTCCACCCATCCAGGGTTCCCCATAGATCAGAAACGCCGGATCGATCTGCTCCCGCAATTCACGTGTCAATTCATTCATCGTTTCCGTATCAATCAGGGCCATAAGGTCAAATCGAAATCCGTCCACATGATATTCTTCTGCCCAATATCGGAGAGAATCCAGAATATATTTTCGCACCATTGGACGTTCTGTCGCCAATTCATTGCCTACACCAGAACCATTACTGAGGGTGCCATCCTCCCGATAACGGTAATAATAGCCTGGTACAATCCGTTCAAAAGGACCCTCTTCCACGCTATACGTGTGATTATAGACAACATCAAGTACAACGCGAATGCCTTGTCTGTGCAGCGATTGAACGAGTGATTTGAGCTCCCGAATTCGAACTGCAGGATCACGAGGGTCGGTAGCATACGAACCTTCGGGAACGTTATAATGCTGGGGATCATACCCCCAGTTGTATGGTGCTCTGACATTTGAACCCACTTCTGCCGTAGCAAGTTCATTCACCGTCTGATAATCCGCCACAGGCAGAAGATGTACATGAGTGACTCCCAGTTCGGCAAGATGGTCTACGCCAATACTATTGCCTGCTCTATCCGTCAGACCGGATGCCGTGAATGCCAGATATTTTCCCTTATACGGAATATCTGCATGTGGGTCTGAGGAGAAATCACGGACATGCAACTCATATAACACGGCATCAACAGGACGCAGAAAAGCAGGTTTGACATCCAGGTCCCAATCGACCGGATTGGTGGTCTCCGGATCTATAATAGCCGTTCGTTGCCCATTAGCCGTTACCGCTCTGGCATAAGGATCAACAACTACTTCAATCCGCTGATCATCATGGATAATTCGGTACATATAATAATGTCCTGCCCAATCGCCGCTGAGATTCAGATTCCATATTCCGTCCGCATCACGTGTCAAGAAATGTTCCTGCCCATTTTCATGATCTTGTACTTTACCACTATCGTTGTAATGCCCTTCATCGTCAAAAATCAATATATAAACCTGTTGTGCCGTAGGTGCCCACAATTTAAAAGTACTTGCTGCACGAGTATATGTTAAGCCAAGATCGTTGCCTTCGTAACAAAAAGAAGTCCATTCCGGCATCGTTCCCACCG
This Paenibacillus xylanexedens DNA region includes the following protein-coding sequences:
- a CDS encoding 50S ribosomal protein L25; its protein translation is MKSNGKMAQLTATPRTEKKGAALRLLRQGGRVPAVVYGPGLEGASIHVDEKEMLKVARTGRSEMFNLNVEGGKTVPVLIKDQQERNGRLLHVDFLQISKNKPISVSVSIDFQGTAAGSKAGGVFQTQETQLEVEGLPADLPTSIEVDVSGLDIGDRLTAADIKLDKGLTLITSPESIIASVMPPQAAEEEPTASAEEAEPTAEEKATEE
- the pulA gene encoding type I pullulanase, which gives rise to MPEWTSFCYEGNDLGLTYTRAASTFKLWAPTAQQVYILIFDDEGHYNDSGKVQDHENGQEHFLTRDADGIWNLNLSGDWAGHYYMYRIIHDDQRIEVVVDPYARAVTANGQRTAIIDPETTNPVDWDLDVKPAFLRPVDAVLYELHVRDFSSDPHADIPYKGKYLAFTASGLTDRAGNSIGVDHLAELGVTHVHLLPVADYQTVNELATAEVGSNVRAPYNWGYDPQHYNVPEGSYATDPRDPAVRIRELKSLVQSLHRQGIRVVLDVVYNHTYSVEEGPFERIVPGYYYRYREDGTLSNGSGVGNELATERPMVRKYILDSLRYWAEEYHVDGFRFDLMALIDTETMNELTRELREQIDPAFLIYGEPWMGGDSPLDRKTLKGTQRGQGFAVFNDHFRSAIKGDSDGSGRGFVTGAGGQEYELIRGLAGALDDFTSSPVEVVNYVTAHDNLNLWDKIATTMNLRQELGFPVWKDGQPVGGGSAESAVKAADPYRYVDADDVLNHEMVRRSLLSSGILLTSQGIPFLHSGDEMLRSKAGDHNSYRSGDAVNAITWANKSRFRPVFDYYRGLIHLRRTHPAFRMIDAEQVRNHLRVIRADGNVVAFILQNGANQDTWNQIMVIYNGTEHEQHVDLGEGDWHVVVNDHQAGTDVIETVRGTVQVERWSLMVLYDTEHAGGAEPSTVEISFPRQVYSPKETTQLRAIVRDSIGNVVEKAPVTWTSSDPDIIQIQPDGTIHALERGEASITVHCGDITASCMLQVDYRHAERIEIVGEPVMYMTRISRFRALVLDQFGQPLQDSNIRWSSSHPELAAVSAAGIVRAMTPGVTHIIAEAGGIRATFGVTIHKQISRTVTLRYEREDQHYEGWDVWVWGTGMEDGAVRLEQVGNAAEARFRVAPGLHHLGLIIRLNEWEAKDTCGDRYVDIVPEDGDVHIIVRSGSDEMQIIRESEKTEDRNSA